The Rana temporaria chromosome 4, aRanTem1.1, whole genome shotgun sequence genome contains a region encoding:
- the CCDC185 gene encoding coiled-coil domain-containing protein 185, giving the protein MEDGRQSPSLHLDLSNFEDGVSSRYVLTSPRSLEACARLGTRPIELLYKSLEEVREDNPEVSSQRLNDLYVAQEMERRRKLDMCRQLRMELLQEDCQTDRAPSHTSGGHKDCLSPTNLDQRDPPPLCTDRQDPLDIFTRGHRDCSPLLLPDQQNPPHLSTDHRVPQSTSTRGHRDCSPLFPDQQNPPPLSADLRVPQGTSTRGHRDCSPFFPDQQNPPPLSTERRVPQGTSTRGHRDCSPLFPDQQNPPPLSTERRVPQGTSTRGHRDCSPLLLPDQQNPPPLSTERRVPQGTSTRGHRDCSPLFFPDQQNPPPLSTERRVPQGTSTRGHRSGLGTLQKSLSQGDLNQMEEKARRMGRTVERELRASLPDRDKKIGALMLLKHQEEEMLKQRRIQAQQAWDNLKIEERYIRAALDRQNLPIQLQNHRRRSWSSQLDWQVDPVHMSSHRTQLQEQKTFLKYGLTKAVVDLRSKNIGHENTSGHPLEERMIKAFKVKMVKDLQEKKNIQIKNEYEKLRHSKLKEKVDNQAKAEEHVKRVSIQQKEQKSQELKEKLVEERYKDLYEKASREDELKLMAKLRAMRLEKEQMEHKKMLTRLTDHKIQQAKDNLDRSMLGKAKRAQELNFIKESAHQALKKKVDREKENQRMEIVHTIKIKDRKSERIQKEKEAINEEGRRIARASFHFRDKIREQTKSRTFDQMALQATLNASLLKTIP; this is encoded by the coding sequence ATGGAGGACGGCAGGCAATCTCCAAGCCTTCACCTGGATCTCAGCAACTTCGAGGATGGGGTGAGCAGCCGCTACGTCCTGACCAGCCCGCGTTCTCTGGAGGCCTGTGCCAGGCTAGGGACGAGACCTATTGAGCTGCTGTACAAGTCCTTGGAGGAGGTGAGAGAGGACAACCCAGAGGTTAGTAGCCAGCGACTGAATGACCTGTACGTGGCTCAGGAGATGGAGCGCCGCCGCAAGCTGGATATGTGCAGACAGCTAAGGATGGAGCTTCTACAAGAGGACTGCCAAACAGACAGAGCCCCTTCCCACACCTCTGGAGGGCACAAAGACTGTCTTTCCCCCACCAACCTAGATCAAAGGGACCCTCCACCTCTTTGCACTGACCGACAGGACCCTCTGGATATCTTTACCAGGGGCCACAGAGACTGTTCCCCACTCCTCCTCCCTGATCAACAAAACCCTCCACATCTTTCTACAGATCACCGGGTCCCTCAAAGCACTTCAACCAGGGGCCACAGAGACTGTTCCCCACTCTTTCCTGATCAACAAAACCCTCCACCTCTTTCTGCAGATCTCCGAGTCCCCCAAGGCACCTCAACCAGGGGCCACAGAGACTGTTCCCCATTCTTCCCTGATCAACAAAACCCTCCACCTCTTTCTACAGAACGCCGGGTCCCCCAAGGCACCTCAACCAGGGGCCACAGAGACTGTTCCCCACTCTTCCCTGATCAACAAAACCCTCCACCTCTTTCTACAGAACGCCGGGTCCCCCAAGGCACCTCAACCAGGGGCCACAGAGACTGTTCCCCACTCCTCCTCCCTGATCAACAAAACCCTCCACCTCTTTCTACAGAACGCCGGGTCCCCCAAGGCACCTCAACCAGGGGCCACAGAGACTGTTCCCCACTCTTCTTCCCTGATCAACAAAACCCTCCACCTCTTTCTACAGAACGCCGGGTCCCCCAAGGCACCTCAACCAGGGGCCACAGAAGCGGCTTAGGGACACTGCAAAAAAGTCTGAGCCAGGGAGACCTTAATCAGATGGAGGAGAAGGCACGCCGGATGGGCAGGACGGTGGAGAGGGAGCTTAGGGCCTCACTACCCGATCGAGATAAGAAAATCGGTGCTTTGATGTTGTTGAAACACCAGGAAGAGGAGATGCTTAAACAGAGAAGGATTCAAGCCCAGCAGGCCTGGGACAACCTGAAGATCGAGGAGAGGTATATCCGAGCCGCCCTGGACAGACAAAATTTGCCGATTCAGCTACAGAACCATAGGAGGCGAAGCTGGAGCTCCCAACTTGACTGGCAGGTGGACCCCGTCCATATGTCCTCCCACAGAACACAATTGCAGGAGCAAAAGACTTTCCTTAAATATGGCTTGACCAAGGCCGTGGTGGATTTAAGGAGCAAGAACATCGGCCATGAAAACACCAGTGGTCATCCACTGGAGGAAAGGATGATCAAGGCCTTCAAAGTAAAAATGGTCAAAGATTTACAGGAGAAGAAGAACATCCAAATAAAAAATGAGTATGAGAAGCTTCGGCATTCCAAACTGAAAGAGAAAGTAGACAACCAGGCCAAAGCTGAGGAGCATGTCAAGAGAGTTTCCATCCAACAGAAAGAGCAAAAATCACAAGAGCTGAAAGAAAAATTAGTGGAGGAAAGGTACAAGGACTTGTATGAGAAGGCATCCAGGGAGGATGAGCTGAAGCTCATGGCAAAGCTCCGGGCTATGCGTCTGGAAAAAGAGCAGATGGAGCACAAAAAAATGCTCACTCGGTTGACTGACCACAAGATCCAGCAGGCCAAAGACAATCTAGACAGAAGCATGCTGGGCAAGGCCAAGAGGGCACAAGAACTCAACTTCATCAAGGAGAGTGCCCACCAAGCTTTGAAGAAAAAAGTTGACAGAGAAAAGGAGAACCAGCGCATGGAAATAGTCCACACCATCAAAATAAAGGACCGGAAGAGTGAAAGGATCCAGaaggaaaaagaagctataaatGAAGAAGGGCGGCGGATCGCTAGAGCTTCTTTCCATTTTCGTGATAAGATCCGTGAGCAGACCAAAAGCAGGACTTTTGACCAAATGGCCCTGCAGGCGACACTTAATGCCAGTCTTTTAAAAACCATCCCATGA